In Alphaproteobacteria bacterium, the genomic stretch TGCGAGAAAAGATCGCGCGCCGCCACCCCGTCTCCCTGCTTCAGGGCCAGCAGGGCCTGCAGTTCCCGGGCGGAGTGCCGCCACGGGCCATCGTCCTGGGCGAGAGCCGTCAGGCCCGGCTCCAGTTCGGCCGGTGGCGTTTGGTCGAAGGCCGCGTAAAGGGCGAGCAGGCGCGCGAGATCGCGGTAGAGCGGCGGAATGTCCGAGCTTTCCGCGAGCGCGCGGTAATGCGCGGCCGCAGCCCCGAGATCGCCCGATTCCACCAGGATCGCCCCTTCGCGCAGCCGCGCCAGCAGCGCCACGCCGTCGTGATCCGTGCCGTCGCCAATCCGGCCCAGCCGTGCCATCGCCTCATCGTGGAGGCCCAGGCCCTGCTGTTCAGCCGCCTCGGCCAGCTCGCGCGTCTGCTCGGAGCGGACCGACTGCCGATAGCTGTTCCACCCCACGCCGATTGCCGTCCCGAGCACGACGGCCACGACGATCATGATCAACTGTCGGCCGTAACGGGCCCACAGGCTGGCGTATCTTTCGCGCCGGAGGTCTTCTTCAACCTCCTGAAATATATCAGACATTTCGGCTCCCCGCCCCGTGAGAGGCGGGCTACATTAGCCCCCCAGCCGGGCGAGTGCAAACGTCATCGGGGCGCCGTCGGGCCGGGACAAGACAAGACAAGCCAGGACAGGACAAGCCAGGACGGCGCAGGACAGGACAGGCCCCGACCAGCCCGAAGGCTCCTTGTGCATGGACGGGCCCGGCAAATTACGGAACAATGACGCCCCGTCCACAAACTGGGGAGCATGCCCCGCCCCATGGGAACCCTTCATCACTTCAGCCGCCCGCGGGCGGCCAGCCAACCGGCATCCGGCGCAACCGGCCGGCGACCCGCCCGGGTCAGCTTCAATCGCCAGGAACTCGGACAGATCCTGAACGTCTACAGCCGCAACGTCATGCGCGGCGAGTGGAAGGATTACGCCATCGACCACGGCGATTCGATGGCACTCTTCAGCATCTTCAATGGCCAGCACAACCATCCGGTCTTTGCCGTGGCCAAGCTGGGGGGCAAATCAAAGCGGCGAGGCTTTGCCGTCTACGCCGGAAGCAAGAAGCTGCGCCAGGGGGCGGAATTGGCCGATGTGCTGAGTGTGTTCGACCGCAAGCTCAAGCTGGTCGTCTCGCGCCAGGGCTAAAGCCCCTTCGCCGCCACCCCTGTCTTATTCCCACTCGATCGTGCCGGGCGGTTTCGAGGTCACGTCATAGACGACGCGGTTGATCCCGCGCACCTCGTTAATGATGCGTGTGGAGGTTTCCTGCAGAAACTCATGGGAAAAGGCGAAGGAATCCGCCGTCATGCCGTCCAGCGATGTCACAGCCCGGAGCGCGCAGACATAGTCATAGGACCGCTCATCCCCCATGACCCCCACGCTGCGAACCGGCAACAGAACGGCGAAAGCCTGCCAGATGGAATCGTAGAGCCCGTGATTGCGGATCTGGTCCAGATAGACGGTATCGGCCTTTTGCAAAATCCGGATCTTTTCGCGCGACACCTCGCCCGGAATCCGGATCGCGAGCCCGGGCCCCGGGAACGGATGACGGCCGATCAGGCTTTCCGGCAGACCCAGAACCCGCCCCAACTCGCGCACCTCGTCCTTGAAGAGCTCGCGCAGCGGTTCGACCAGCGCCATGCGCATGCGCTCCGGCAGCCCGCCCACGTTGTGGTGCGACTTGATCGTCACACTTGGTCCGCCGGTGGGCGAGACACTTTCGATAACGTCCGGGTAAAGCGTGCCCTGGGCGAGGAAATCGACCTGCCCGAGCTTGTGCGCCTCTTCATCGAAGATATCGATGAAGGTGGCGCCGATGATCTTGCGCTTTTCCTCGGGGTCACTCACCCCTTCCAGCTTGTTGAGGAAGATTTCGGACGCGTCCCGGTGAATCAGCGGGATATTGTAGTGGCGACCAAACAGCGAAACGACCTCTTCCGCCTCGTTCTGGCGTAACAGGCCGTGATCGATGAACACGCAGGTCAACTGGTCGCCGATCGCCTCGTGAATGAGGATGGCCGCCACGGACGAATCGACTCCGCCCGACAGGCCGCAGATGACATGCCCGTCGCCCACCCGGGAGCGGATTTCGTCGATCGCCCGGTCCCGGAACGCCGCCATCGTCCAGTCGCCCCGACACCCCGCGACCCGGTGGGTGAAATTCTCGAGAAGCTCTGCCCCCT encodes the following:
- a CDS encoding tetratricopeptide repeat protein: MSDIFQEVEEDLRRERYASLWARYGRQLIMIVVAVVLGTAIGVGWNSYRQSVRSEQTRELAEAAEQQGLGLHDEAMARLGRIGDGTDHDGVALLARLREGAILVESGDLGAAAAHYRALAESSDIPPLYRDLARLLALYAAFDQTPPAELEPGLTALAQDDGPWRHSARELQALLALKQGDGVAARDLFSQIAADPTAPGPLRARVAEMVDMIGQ
- a CDS encoding DUF2794 domain-containing protein; the protein is MGTLHHFSRPRAASQPASGATGRRPARVSFNRQELGQILNVYSRNVMRGEWKDYAIDHGDSMALFSIFNGQHNHPVFAVAKLGGKSKRRGFAVYAGSKKLRQGAELADVLSVFDRKLKLVVSRQG
- the guaA gene encoding glutamine-hydrolyzing GMP synthase, with translation MTTDLVLILDFGSQVTQLIARRVRESGVYSEVLPFNADDARIRALSPRAIILSGGPASVTQIGTPRAPEIVFSLGVPVLGICYGEQTMCDQLGGRVANSDHREFGRAYIDVVDGCRLFEGLWRKGDRAQVWMSHGDRVIDLPPGFRPVATSDGAPFAAIADDERRYYGVQFHPEVVHTPQGAELLENFTHRVAGCRGDWTMAAFRDRAIDEIRSRVGDGHVICGLSGGVDSSVAAILIHEAIGDQLTCVFIDHGLLRQNEAEEVVSLFGRHYNIPLIHRDASEIFLNKLEGVSDPEEKRKIIGATFIDIFDEEAHKLGQVDFLAQGTLYPDVIESVSPTGGPSVTIKSHHNVGGLPERMRMALVEPLRELFKDEVRELGRVLGLPESLIGRHPFPGPGLAIRIPGEVSREKIRILQKADTVYLDQIRNHGLYDSIWQAFAVLLPVRSVGVMGDERSYDYVCALRAVTSLDGMTADSFAFSHEFLQETSTRIINEVRGINRVVYDVTSKPPGTIEWE